The proteins below come from a single Aegilops tauschii subsp. strangulata cultivar AL8/78 chromosome 6, Aet v6.0, whole genome shotgun sequence genomic window:
- the LOC141025320 gene encoding cyclin-D5-2-like gives MPWVARLLSMACVSVATKMEYCAPALSELDAGGSYKFCSASVRRMELLVLSTLGWRMDAVTPFHYLPCFSSRLDRHDDCGGGGHDPARVALKSIGFIFATTEAGSVLDYRPSSMAAAAILAASYGALLTKEALESMKHCFLDY, from the exons ATGCCGTGGGTGGCACGGCTCCTTTCCATGGCATGCGTCTCCGTGGCGACGAAGATGGAGTACTGCGCGCCGGCACTGTCGGAACTCGACGCCGGCGGCAGCTACAAGTTCTGCTCCGCCTCCGTCCGCCGGATGGAGCTGCTCGTGCTGTCAACCCTCGGCTGGCGCATGGACGCCGTTACTCCCTTCCATTACCTCCCCTGCTTCTCTTCCCGGCTTGACCGGCACGAcgactgcggcggcggcgggcatgACCCCGCCCGCGTGGCCCTCAAGTCCATCGGCTTTATCTTTGCCACAACCGAAG CCGGCAGTGTGCTGGATTACAGGCCATCTAGTATGGCTGCAGCTGCAATCCTGGCTGCATCCTATGGAGCTCTACTGACCAAAGAAGCACTAGAGTCCATGAAACACTGTTTTTTAGACTACTAG